The following DNA comes from Schistocerca piceifrons isolate TAMUIC-IGC-003096 chromosome 3, iqSchPice1.1, whole genome shotgun sequence.
agggacgatgattaggtggggaaaggaggacagaaagggacgatgattaggtggggaaaggaggacagaaagggacgatgattaggtggggaaaggaggacagaaagggacgatgattaggtggggaaaggaggacagaaagggacgatgattaggtggggaaaggaggacagaaagGGACGATGATTAGGTGGGGAAAGGACGACAGAAACGGACGATGattaggtggggaaaggaggacagaTAGGGACTATGattaggtggggaaaggaggccagaaagggacgaggtggggaaaggaggccagaaagggacgaggtggggaaaggaggccagaaagggacgaggacgaggtggggaaaggaggccagaaagggacgaggacgaggtggggaaaggaggccagaaagggacgaggacgaggtggggaaaggaggccagaaagggacgaggacgaggtggggaaaggaggccagaaagggacgaggacgaggtggggaaaggaggccagaaagggacgaggacgaggtggggaaaggaggccagaaagggacgaggacgaggtggggaaaggaggccagaaagggacgaggacgaggtggggaaaggaggccagaaagggacgaggacgaggtggggaaaggaggccagaaagggacgaggacgaggtggggaaaggaggccagaaagggacgaggacgaggtggggaaaggaggccagaaagggacgaggacgaggtggggaaaggaggccagtaagggacgaggacgaggtggggaaaggaggccagtaagggacgaggacgaggtggggaaaggaggccagtaagggacgaggacgaggtggggaaaggaggccagTAAGGGATGAGgacgaggtggggaaaggaggccagTAAGGGATGAGgacgaggtggggaaaggaggccagTAAGGGATGAGgacgaggtggggaaaggaggccagaaagggacgaggacgaggtggggaaaggaggccagaaagggatgaggacgaggtggggaaaggaggccagaaagggatgaggacgaggtggggaaaggaggccagaaagggatgaggacgaggtggggaaaggaggccagaaagggatgaggacgaggtggggaaaggaggccagaaagggatgaggacgaggtggggaaaggaggccagAAATGTTTGTGGGAGGGTACAGACTATGAGGGGGGGAAAGGAAGCCAGAAAGGTTTGTGGGAGGGTACAGACTATGAGGGGGGCAAAGTCTATCCAGAAGGTAAATAATTATTTGGAGGAGGGGAAATAACTATCTTGAGGGAGGGGAAAAGACTATGCGACAGTGGAATTAAATGTATGTGTGGGGAAAGATTACGTGGGAGAGAGATAACTACTCgagaatgggaaggattgcgtggGAGGGGAAAGGACAATGCGAGAAGGGGAAGTACTATGtgggaatgggaaggattgcgtggAAGGGAAAAGGACAATGTGAGAAGGGTAGGTACTACGTGGGAATGGGAAGGGCTCCGTATGAATGGGAGGACTATGTTGGAGGGGAGGACTATACAGGAGGAGGATTCTATGCAAGAGGCAGGACTCtatgggaggggggagggcatTGCAGGAGGGCTCAGCACTAcacaggagggggggaggaggttgtCGGAGGAGATCACGTGGATTGAAGATCGTGGAGGGGGTCAAAGACACAGTGAGGAAACACATAGGGGATGAAGGATGTGAGGGAGGAATGAGGTAGGAGGAGTGAAGGACGTGGGAGATGGAATGAGGCAGAAGGGAAGAAAGACATACGAGCGGAAAAACTTGGGACTGCTGCAGTGCGGCAGGGGATGAACGCAGCAGGGGGGTGGACGCGGCAGGGGGGTGGACGCGGCAGGGGGGTGGAAGCGGCAGGGGGGTGGACGCGGCAGGGGGGTGGACGCGGCAGGGGGGGTGGACGCGGCAGGAGGTGGACGCGGCAGGTGGTGGATGGGGCGGGGGGTGGACGTGGCATGGGGTGGACGCGGCAGGTGGGTGGATGCGGCAGGGGGAGGTGACAGCAGGTGGAGGATATCGCATGGGGACTGATGCATAATGGGGAAAGAGACGCTGGACAGGGTGGGCACTGGAGGGGAATGGAGACTGGAGGGGAAGGCTGGTGGGGGGATGATGTGGGAGCTTGGAAGGACACCTGGATAGAAGAATGAGGCAGGACGGGCAAGGACAGGATGCAGGACGTGCGAGGGTGCAGCACAGGGAAGGGCGCAGGACGGGGAAGGGCGCAGGACGGGGAAGGGCGCAGGACGGGGAAGGGCGCAGGACGGGGAAGGGCGCAGGACGGGGAAGGGCGCAGGACGGGGAAGGGCGCAGGACGGGGAAGGGCGCAGGACGGGGAAGGGCGCAGGACGGGGAAGGGCGCAGGACGGGGAAGAACGCAAGTGGGGGAAGAACGCAGGAGGGGGATGAACGCAAGTGGGGGAAGAACGCAGGATGGGTAAGGATGCAGTAGGGGAAGGGACTCAAGAAGGTAAACAATGTAGGAGGAGAAAGGACACAGGAGGGTGAagatcatagagagagagagagagagagagagagagagagagagagagagagagagagagagaaggtggaaaTGGGAAGGTAGATGTGAAAGAGGGAACATCATCCAGAAGGAAGAATGAGGGAGCGAAAGGAAATGGGATATGGAAGTGGGATATGAGGGGTTTGGTACAGTGTGGGGTTTGAACAGAAAGAGGGAACCGTTAAGGAGAGAATGGACAGGTAGATGGAGAAGgaagcaggcaggcagacagaggagagggagaaggagggcTCAGCGAGCAGAAATAGCAGAGGGGGTTGGAGGGACGAGTGGGCAGACAGGACAGAGTGTCAAAGAGCCTAGTGGACACACGAGAGTGGGCAGACCCATGACAGGAAGATGTGGGGTAAGGTACACGACAATGGCAGGGTTGGGGCCACGACAGTTGGGGGTAGGTGCCACAAATAGTTGGGGCAAGGAGCCAAGACAGATGGGTGTGGGAGGATCAGCAAAAGGGGAGGGAAGAGCTATGGGTGGGGAAGTATCAGTAAAGGGGGGAGAGCTATGGGTGGGGGAGGACCAGTGAAGGGGGAAGGAGGAGCAATGGCTTGGTTCAAAGGGTCTAATACAGAGGAGGAAAGGGACCACAATTAGGGGGTACAAGATGTGGCAGAGGGTGGAGACACATGGGAGGAGTGCCACAATGATGAGGAGTGGCCACGATGGGAAGAGGTGCTGCAAGGCAGGGAGGGGCCATGACAGCAGGTAGGCGCCACAATTGCAGGGAGGGGCTGCGATGGCAGGGagggaccacaaagggaagagggTAGCAACAGGAGGAACAGACCATAATGGGGGGACAGCACCAGTGAGAAGGGACCACAGTAGAGGAACGGGCATCTACAGGGGAGGGGCATCAAAAGTGGAGGGGCATCTGCAGGGGAGGGGCAATACAGGAGGTCATGTTGCTGTGAATGGGGGAGCCATGATAGCATGAGGGGGCACAATGGTGGGAGGGGAACGTGATGGGTGAGGGCTCTGAGATGGGTGAGGGAACTGTGACAGGGTTAGGAGACTGTGACAGGGAGAGGTGAGCATGACAGGGTCAAAGGGCTGACACAAGAGAGGGGATCGAGGCAGGAAATGGGACATGATGGGACCACGATGGGAGAGAGGATCAAGGCAGGAGAAGGGACCACAAGGGAGCGAGTGGACTAATGCGCAAGAGGGGCCCAAGACGGTCGAGGGACCCGAGATGGTAGAGGGACCTGAGACGGTAGAGAGGATTCAGATGgtagagaggccaaagacagaaaggaagactgaggggggagaggggatcgagATGGGGGATGGGATAGCAATAGTGGAGAGAATAGCGACAGGGAGAGAATACCATGAAAAAGGGAGGGCATTGCAATAGAACGAGGAGACTGcgatggggggggggcggggaggaactACAACAGGGAGAGGGGATGTCACCAAGACCAGTGGGAGGCAGCTACGAGGGCGGGGGAGGTTAACAGGAGTAGTGGGAGTTGACCATGAGGGGGAGGTGAATGCGGCTAGTGGGAGGtgaccactggggggggggggggcgaaaggtgATCACAACATGTGGCAGGGACCCAGATGGGTGGAATGGGATATGAGGAGCTTCAAAAAGGTCTGAATGAGGGTAGAGGCCAAAAGGAGGAAGGATCCAAAATGAGGAAGGATCCAAAATGAGGAAGGATCCAAAATGAGGGCAGGGGCTGCGTTGGGGGGAGAGGCCACAGTGAGGGGAGGGGCCACAGCAGTGGAAATGTGAGAGTTCCAATGCCATGATGACGGACAGTGGGAGGTAGGTACGAGAGGGCACAAAGAATGGGAATGGGTGGTAAGGTGCCATGACAAGGGAAAGGGgatgtgattgggggggggggggggggaggagggaaggggacACAACAGGGTGATGTGGCTATAAAGAGGGGAGGAACCACGACTTGGGGAGGGAAAGGACAacgggggggggggtagaaggggGTGCAACGAGGGGATGAACCACAATGGGGGGAAGAGGCTGCTTTGGGGGCACAAAGATCCATGATGGGGGAAAGGGCTGCATCGGGTTTGGTAGGGCCTGCAATGGGTGGTAGAGGAGGATAGGACGAAGAGGCGGCAATGGGAGTGAGTAGACATGATGGTGGGAATACGGGAGGAAAGGGAAACAACAGGAAAGGAAGTCACTGTGATGGGGTCAAGGAACCTAGATGGAAAAAAAGGGCCATGATGGAGGCAATTGGCGCAAGGAGCTGTAACGGGAAGGGAAACAGTAATGATGTGGGGAAAGGGTACGGGAAAGGGGCCGAGGCGGGGGGAAAGGGGACGAGGCGGGGGGAAAGGGGACGAGGTGGGGGGAAATGGACGAAGAGGGGGGGAAGGGGCCGAACAGGGGAGGGAATTGGCCGAAGAGGGTGGGAAAGGGGCCGAATAGGGGAGGGAATTGGCCGAAGAGGGGGGGAAAGGGGCCGAGACGGGGGGAAAGGGGCCGAGACGGGGAAAGGGGCAGAGGTGGGGGAAAGCGGCAGACAAAGGGGGGAAGGGGGCCGAGGCGAGTGGGGGTAAAAGGGGTCATGGCGAGGGGGGAAAAGGGGCCGTGGTGAGGGGGGGAAAAGGGGCCGTGGTGAGGGGGGAAAAGGGGCCGAGGCGAGGGGCGGGAGAGAGGGGCCGAGGGGCGGGAGAGAGGAGGCGAGGGGCGGGAGATAGGGGGCGAGGGGCGGGAGAGAGGGGGGCGAGGGGCGGGAGAGAGGGGGGCGAGGGGCGGGACGAAGGGGCCGAGGGGCGGGACGAAGGGGCCGAGGGGCGGGACGAAGGGGCCGAGGGGCGGGACGAAGGGGCCGAGGGGCGGGACGAAGGGGCCGAGGGGCGGGACGAAGGGGCCGAGGGGCGGGACGAAGGGGCCGAGGGGCGGGACGAAGGGGCCGAGGGGCGGGACGAAGGGGCCGAGGGGCGGGACGAAGGGGCCGAGGGGCGGGACGAAGGGGCCGAGGGGCGGGACGAAGGGGCCGAGGGGCGGGACGAAGGGGCCGAGGGGCGGGACGAAGGGGCCGAGGGGCGGGATGAAGGGGCCGAGGGGCGGGACGAAGGGGCCGAGGGGCGGGACGAAGGGGCCGAGGGGCGGGACGAAGGGGCCGAGGGGCGGGACGAAGGGGCCGAGGGGCGGGACGAAGGGGCCGAGGGGCGGGACGAAGGGGCCGAGGGGCGGGACGAAGGGGCCGAGGGGCGGGAGAAAGGGGCCGAGGGGCGGGAgaaagggtggtggtggtggttgttgggatgtttaagggggactcaacagctaaggtcatcagtcccccattccaaaaacaagcgagacaaagtcgcagagcagataaaaccccaaggggaaggagactgcccccccccaggtgctaaagaacacaaattaggcaacgaacactacagaaaagaagagtacagacgaacaccagacagaaagaaatagaagaaaagaagatggccaggagactggttgactgaccacgacatcaaaaaaagggaaagagtcaaccatccgatgagacaccaaaacagcaacaaatatggagagacgcgaggacaaaagacacagaaacggaaaagtgcaggaccccctaaatggatccataaaaaggactagcatggataaaatgtaaaacattgtcagccatggaggcatcgtcgcataaaatcaaaggcaaggtgcccgggaaattaaaagactgccgaagggtgcgcagtcggggacactccaataaaatgtgggcgaccgtcagccgggacccacaccgacacagggggggatcctcctgacgcaaaagatggccgtgcgtcaggtatgtatggccgatgcggagccgacacaggataacagagtccctgcgagaagaccgcagggagga
Coding sequences within:
- the LOC124789190 gene encoding eukaryotic translation initiation factor 3 subunit A-like, with protein sequence MIRWGKEARKGRGGERRPERDEVGKGGQKGTRTRWGKEARKGRGRGGERRPERDEDEVGKGGQKGTRTRWGKEARKGRGRGGERRPERDEDEVGKGGQKGTRTRWGKEARKGRGRGGERRPERDEDEVGKGGQKGTRTRWGKEARKGRGRGGERRPERDEDEVGKGGQ